From a single Cytophagales bacterium WSM2-2 genomic region:
- a CDS encoding VapC ribonuclease has product MIFDSSVWIDYFRGNGSSNVELLDNLLSRYEDVNVHLCPPIFQEVLQGLHRSEDPESVKELLLTCQLLKLDPYFAAESAAGIYRSIRVKGITVRKPNDCIIAFYAIHFKMELAHNDSDFDKIAKHTSLKVYRKK; this is encoded by the coding sequence ATGATCTTTGACTCTTCGGTGTGGATTGACTATTTCAGGGGCAACGGCTCTTCAAATGTCGAATTGCTGGATAATCTCTTATCAAGATATGAAGACGTTAACGTACATCTATGCCCGCCCATTTTTCAGGAGGTGCTACAAGGTCTTCACCGATCGGAAGATCCGGAATCTGTCAAGGAATTACTTTTAACATGTCAGCTTCTCAAGCTTGATCCTTATTTTGCCGCAGAGAGTGCCGCCGGTATTTATCGATCGATTAGGGTAAAAGGAATAACCGTTAGGAAACCCAATGATTGTATCATTGCTTTTTATGCAATTCATTTTAAAATGGAATTAGCTCACAACGACTCCGATTTTGATAAAATTGCAAAGCACACTTCTCTGAAAGTCTATCGGAAGAAATGA
- a CDS encoding peptidase S9 yields the protein MKSIKVFLFVSLSFVCFGQTKKPIVATDLMKIATANQIQISPDGTKAVTVVTRKAVKNENDYYYTRHLYLLDLTGKEEPLQLTFGDKNDGQPQWSPDGKQIAFVRTDGEKSQVWLLPMGGGEAHTLTKSEQGAGSPRWSPDGKKILYSSSIPFYAIEGKTPWTYERPGRAQGDEPNFKNMKADEKKKVTASPDGNLQDMRAWLAKNMSESNPRVLNRQNIQGELNLQPDENFSHLFLISSNGEDKAVQLTNGYQSFNNAEWSPDGKKIICDSKLNTQHPDRTRDSDIWTIDVDSKQAKQLLQYQGYSLSNPQFSPDGASISFTANTMNGRFYAQPIIGTATSSGEKPMLLTSSLDRDAGQSVWSADSKTIYFTAQVDGDIPLFSIPASGGTISKIFGNDNGVNDFDIKGDRVIYALTETKNPWEIYSYSMSDKSQKQLTKLNEGWIAERQIVLPKEYWITRPNGMKVQYWVMEPAGKKEGVKYPTILNIHGGPAAMWGPGIFSMWHEYQLENAWGYGVIYCNPRGSGGYGDKFKRANFKDWGTSPAGDILASLDDAIKQNAWVDKDQLFVEGGSYAGYMVTWIVGHDNRFKAANAQRGVYELSTFMGEGNAWGLVPDHFGGYPWQKEIKQILDFNSPYTYVNNINTPLLIIHGDQDLRTGVIQSEMLYKSLKILNKPVEYIRYPREGHELTRSGNPGRMMDHMLRVIEFFERYVKHP from the coding sequence ATGAAGTCTATCAAAGTATTTCTATTCGTTAGCCTGAGCTTTGTATGCTTTGGGCAAACCAAAAAACCAATTGTCGCCACTGACCTGATGAAAATAGCTACAGCTAATCAGATTCAGATTTCTCCCGATGGGACGAAGGCAGTTACAGTAGTCACGCGCAAAGCTGTAAAAAACGAAAACGATTATTACTACACTCGGCACCTCTACCTGCTTGATCTAACCGGGAAGGAAGAACCCTTGCAATTAACTTTTGGAGATAAGAATGATGGGCAACCACAGTGGAGTCCTGATGGAAAACAGATTGCTTTTGTGAGAACTGATGGAGAGAAATCACAGGTATGGCTATTGCCAATGGGAGGAGGGGAAGCGCATACACTTACAAAATCAGAGCAGGGAGCAGGCAGTCCCCGGTGGTCTCCCGACGGAAAAAAGATACTTTATTCATCGAGCATTCCATTCTATGCTATAGAAGGGAAAACCCCGTGGACGTACGAACGACCAGGCCGTGCGCAGGGAGATGAGCCAAACTTCAAGAACATGAAGGCGGATGAAAAAAAGAAAGTAACTGCGAGCCCTGACGGGAATCTGCAGGATATGCGTGCCTGGCTAGCCAAAAATATGAGCGAAAGCAATCCTCGCGTATTGAACCGTCAGAACATTCAGGGTGAACTGAACCTTCAGCCAGATGAGAATTTTTCGCATTTGTTCTTGATCAGCTCAAACGGAGAAGACAAAGCCGTTCAGTTGACCAATGGTTATCAAAGTTTTAATAATGCCGAATGGTCTCCGGACGGCAAGAAAATCATTTGTGATTCAAAACTGAATACACAACATCCGGATCGCACACGCGATTCAGACATTTGGACGATAGATGTAGATTCAAAGCAAGCAAAGCAATTGCTGCAATACCAAGGCTACAGTTTAAGCAATCCGCAATTCTCTCCGGATGGTGCTTCGATTTCATTTACAGCGAATACAATGAACGGGCGCTTCTATGCACAGCCCATCATCGGCACAGCAACATCATCAGGAGAAAAACCAATGTTGTTGACTTCTTCTCTTGATCGTGATGCCGGTCAGAGTGTATGGTCGGCGGATTCGAAGACGATTTATTTTACAGCACAAGTGGATGGTGATATCCCTTTATTTAGCATTCCCGCCAGTGGGGGAACAATCTCCAAAATTTTCGGTAACGATAATGGAGTAAATGACTTCGACATTAAAGGAGACCGTGTTATTTATGCACTTACTGAAACAAAAAATCCCTGGGAGATTTATTCGTATTCAATGAGTGACAAATCACAAAAACAACTCACCAAATTAAATGAAGGGTGGATTGCCGAACGCCAAATTGTTTTACCGAAAGAATATTGGATCACACGTCCCAATGGAATGAAGGTTCAGTATTGGGTGATGGAACCAGCCGGAAAAAAAGAGGGAGTAAAATATCCGACAATCCTGAATATTCATGGAGGACCAGCTGCCATGTGGGGCCCGGGAATTTTTTCTATGTGGCATGAATATCAATTGGAAAATGCCTGGGGTTATGGAGTTATTTACTGTAACCCTCGCGGCAGTGGTGGCTATGGCGACAAATTCAAACGTGCCAACTTCAAAGATTGGGGAACAAGTCCGGCGGGCGATATCCTTGCCTCGCTTGACGATGCAATCAAACAAAACGCCTGGGTAGACAAAGACCAACTATTCGTGGAAGGTGGGAGTTATGCTGGCTACATGGTAACGTGGATTGTAGGTCACGATAATCGGTTTAAAGCAGCCAACGCACAGCGAGGAGTTTACGAACTTTCAACATTCATGGGCGAAGGAAATGCGTGGGGACTGGTGCCTGACCATTTTGGCGGTTATCCATGGCAAAAGGAAATCAAACAAATTCTCGATTTCAATTCTCCTTACACCTACGTGAATAATATAAACACACCGCTGCTGATCATACATGGCGACCAGGATTTACGCACAGGAGTAATTCAATCGGAGATGTTGTATAAGAGCCTGAAGATTTTAAATAAGCCTGTCGAATACATTCGCTATCCGCGTGAAGGTCATGAACTCACGCGCAGCGGCAACCCGGGACGAATGATGGACCACATGCTTCGTGTGATTGAGTTCTTTGAGCGATATGTAAAGCATCCATAG
- a CDS encoding peptidase S9, whose amino-acid sequence MRKLLLLLLVFSFSKTQAQHVPSFEELISLRGVGGVQLSPDGKTIAFTVQTTDWNDNRYDTEIWLAREGEKPFQLTNNPKNSSSAVQFSPDGKWISFLSDRGNKTQIHVMRVVGGEPFAVTREEEGVSFYEWHPDGKRFVFVKSEKEDKNKKDREKRYGGFEADDKEFTLSHLWQIDFNQEMTDLAERPCYETVDSLKVKAGCIEWPKAKRITNGKFTVTGFSVSPDGSKIAYTHQPDPLINSSMKSDISIVDLSTKKVTTAVTNASSDSFEDWSPDSKEILYNTNLDDTTSNFYTNSKLYAMNLETKASRQLAKNLDEDLGGFVWKPTGIFGTLWNKTKRPVYKINPATGDFITLKNLPDQVFGLAFTRNGISLAFTGRGDSQLTEVFMLSSLEGQPKQITDMTNQIKTWKVAQSEVISWKSKDGATIEGVLQKPMNYDPSKKYPLLVMIHGGPTGIDVPTPTPGGVYPAVQWLDKGCLILRPNYRGSAGYGEAFRSLNVKNLGVGDMWDVMSGVDYLDKKGMIDKTKMGCMGWSQGGYISAFLTTNTDAFKAISVGAGISNWMTYYVSTDIHPFTRQYLKSTPWSDEAMYKKTSPMTSINNAKTPTLIQHGEFDRRVPIANAYELLQGLRDKNVPAELIVYKGFGHGITKPKERLAANWHNWQWFNKYIWGEKTEMPVGDKK is encoded by the coding sequence ATGAGAAAATTATTACTGCTTCTTCTTGTCTTTTCGTTCAGCAAAACACAGGCACAACACGTTCCCTCTTTTGAAGAACTGATATCCTTACGAGGAGTTGGTGGAGTACAACTCTCTCCGGATGGAAAAACGATTGCTTTTACAGTTCAGACCACAGACTGGAATGACAATCGCTACGACACTGAAATCTGGTTGGCGCGTGAAGGCGAAAAACCCTTTCAATTAACCAACAACCCGAAGAACAGCAGTAGTGCGGTACAATTTTCCCCTGACGGAAAGTGGATTTCATTCTTGTCGGACCGCGGGAATAAAACACAAATTCATGTGATGCGAGTGGTTGGCGGAGAACCATTTGCCGTCACCCGGGAAGAAGAAGGGGTCTCATTTTATGAGTGGCATCCTGATGGCAAGCGATTTGTTTTTGTGAAATCGGAAAAAGAAGACAAGAACAAAAAAGATCGCGAAAAAAGATATGGCGGCTTTGAGGCGGATGATAAAGAGTTCACCCTTTCACATTTGTGGCAGATTGACTTTAACCAGGAAATGACAGACCTGGCTGAACGCCCATGTTACGAAACAGTCGATTCCCTGAAAGTAAAAGCCGGATGCATAGAATGGCCTAAAGCGAAACGGATTACCAATGGGAAGTTTACGGTAACGGGATTTTCAGTTTCTCCCGATGGAAGTAAAATCGCCTACACCCATCAACCCGATCCGTTGATTAATTCTTCTATGAAGTCAGACATCTCAATTGTTGACCTTTCTACAAAGAAAGTAACCACGGCTGTTACTAATGCGAGTTCAGATTCTTTCGAAGATTGGTCACCAGACTCAAAAGAGATTTTATATAACACCAACCTGGATGATACGACTTCAAATTTTTACACGAATTCGAAGCTGTATGCCATGAACCTGGAGACGAAAGCCTCCAGGCAGCTTGCCAAAAACCTGGACGAAGACCTCGGAGGTTTTGTGTGGAAGCCAACAGGGATTTTTGGCACACTGTGGAATAAAACGAAACGGCCTGTGTATAAAATCAATCCGGCCACAGGTGATTTCATAACGTTGAAAAATCTTCCAGATCAGGTCTTTGGCCTGGCCTTCACTAGGAACGGAATCTCACTGGCATTTACAGGCCGCGGAGATAGCCAGCTTACGGAAGTTTTTATGCTTTCCTCTCTCGAAGGTCAACCCAAGCAGATCACAGACATGACCAATCAGATCAAAACATGGAAAGTGGCTCAAAGCGAAGTGATCAGTTGGAAAAGCAAAGACGGAGCAACCATAGAAGGCGTGTTGCAAAAGCCGATGAACTATGATCCTTCAAAAAAATATCCGCTGTTAGTAATGATCCATGGTGGTCCCACAGGTATTGACGTACCAACGCCAACTCCCGGTGGTGTGTATCCTGCGGTGCAGTGGCTTGATAAAGGCTGCTTGATCCTGCGTCCTAACTATCGCGGTTCCGCAGGTTATGGTGAAGCATTCCGTTCCCTCAATGTGAAGAACCTGGGTGTGGGTGATATGTGGGATGTAATGAGTGGTGTCGACTACCTCGATAAGAAAGGCATGATCGACAAAACAAAAATGGGATGCATGGGCTGGAGCCAGGGCGGATATATCTCAGCATTCCTCACCACAAACACAGATGCGTTTAAAGCAATTTCTGTTGGGGCGGGCATTAGCAACTGGATGACATACTATGTGAGCACCGACATTCATCCCTTCACACGACAATATCTGAAATCAACACCGTGGAGTGACGAAGCCATGTACAAAAAAACTTCACCCATGACGAGCATTAACAATGCAAAAACACCAACACTTATTCAACATGGGGAGTTTGACAGACGTGTGCCCATTGCCAATGCCTATGAATTGCTGCAAGGGCTCCGCGACAAAAATGTTCCGGCTGAATTAATCGTGTATAAAGGATTCGGTCATGGAATAACCAAACCCAAAGAACGTCTCGCGGCCAACTGGCACAACTGGCAATGGTTTAACAAATACATCTGGGGAGAAAAAACAGAGATGCCGGTCGGAGACAAAAAGTAA
- a CDS encoding methanol dehydrogenase has product MGLAQNSIPELWGQRVHDDAHILKQSTVDQLERSLKAQEDSTSNQIAILIIQSLNGEVLENYSMSVVEKWKLGEKSKDNGVLLLIAVDDHKMRIEVGHGLEGVLTDAMCNRIIRNEIAPAFRRNDYDAGVTDGISAIVRTIGGEYKAESASDNVPWTLIVIVAIIFFVGVLVASFVKEFRSDGNSIPSGKKFATKPGSKKKHLSDAVLLSGLFNTGGKSSSSGSGLSLGNFIGKGGSFGGGGSSGSW; this is encoded by the coding sequence TTGGGTCTGGCACAAAATTCAATTCCTGAACTTTGGGGCCAACGTGTACATGATGATGCGCATATACTAAAGCAATCCACTGTCGATCAGCTCGAACGAAGTCTGAAAGCACAGGAAGATTCAACATCAAACCAAATTGCAATCCTGATTATTCAATCCCTGAATGGGGAAGTGCTCGAGAATTATTCCATGAGCGTTGTTGAAAAATGGAAACTGGGGGAGAAAAGTAAAGACAATGGTGTTCTATTGCTGATTGCGGTCGATGATCATAAAATGCGTATTGAAGTCGGTCATGGATTAGAAGGTGTGCTAACGGATGCAATGTGCAACAGGATTATTCGAAATGAAATTGCCCCTGCGTTCCGTAGGAATGATTACGATGCTGGTGTTACCGATGGAATCTCTGCGATTGTGCGTACGATTGGCGGTGAGTACAAAGCTGAATCTGCTTCTGACAATGTGCCCTGGACACTGATTGTTATTGTTGCCATCATTTTCTTTGTCGGTGTGCTCGTTGCCTCATTTGTGAAAGAGTTCCGTTCGGATGGAAACTCCATTCCGTCCGGAAAGAAGTTTGCTACCAAACCTGGAAGTAAAAAGAAACACCTGTCAGACGCTGTATTACTCTCTGGCTTATTCAATACCGGGGGAAAAAGTAGTTCGTCGGGAAGCGGGCTTTCATTGGGAAATTTTATCGGCAAAGGCGGAAGTTTTGGCGGAGGTGGTTCAAGTGGTTCCTGGTAG
- the glyA gene encoding serine hydroxymethyltransferase — protein MKRDKLVFDLIEKEKQRQEHGIELIASENFTSSQVMKAQGSVLTNKYAEGLPGKRYYGGCEVVDEVEQLAIDRIKELFGAEWANVQPHSGAQANAAVMLACLKPGDKILGFDLSHGGHLTHGSSVNFSGKLYQPSFYGVEQETGLIDFDKVLETAQREKPKMIICGASAYSRDWDYKKLRQAADSVGALLMADISHPAGLIARGLLNDPMEHCHIVTTTTHKTLRGPRGGLILVGKNFDNPFGLKTPKGELRKISSVLDSGVFPGTQGGPLEHVIAAKAIAFGEALSDEYLQYIVQVARNAKAMAQAFVDKGYKIISGGTDNHLMLIDLRSKNLTGKIAEEALIKADITINKNMVPFDTQSPMVTSGMRIGTPAVTTRGMKEKDVVRVAELIDEALQKPQDEKHLKSVKKKVNTLMKKFPLFS, from the coding sequence ATGAAACGCGACAAACTCGTCTTCGACCTTATTGAAAAAGAAAAGCAACGCCAGGAGCATGGTATTGAGCTGATTGCTTCGGAAAACTTCACGTCTTCACAGGTGATGAAGGCGCAAGGCTCCGTGCTTACCAACAAGTATGCCGAAGGCCTTCCGGGCAAAAGATATTACGGTGGCTGCGAGGTGGTTGATGAAGTTGAGCAACTTGCCATCGACAGGATTAAGGAATTGTTTGGCGCTGAGTGGGCCAATGTTCAGCCGCACTCGGGTGCACAGGCCAATGCTGCCGTGATGCTCGCTTGCCTAAAACCAGGAGATAAGATTTTAGGGTTCGATCTTTCTCACGGTGGTCACCTGACACATGGTTCCAGTGTGAATTTTTCCGGTAAACTTTACCAACCATCCTTTTATGGAGTGGAACAAGAAACCGGCCTCATTGATTTTGATAAAGTTCTCGAAACAGCGCAGCGCGAAAAGCCTAAGATGATTATCTGCGGAGCCTCCGCCTACAGTCGTGATTGGGATTATAAAAAATTGCGCCAGGCAGCAGACAGTGTTGGCGCTCTTTTAATGGCCGATATTTCACACCCGGCCGGATTGATTGCCCGCGGTCTGCTCAACGATCCGATGGAACATTGCCATATCGTTACTACCACTACTCACAAAACACTGCGTGGACCCCGCGGAGGATTGATCCTGGTTGGAAAGAATTTTGACAATCCATTTGGATTAAAAACTCCCAAAGGAGAGTTGAGAAAAATATCTTCCGTACTTGACTCGGGTGTTTTTCCGGGTACACAAGGTGGTCCGCTCGAACATGTGATCGCTGCCAAAGCAATTGCATTCGGAGAAGCGCTTTCAGATGAGTATCTGCAGTACATAGTTCAGGTGGCGAGGAATGCCAAAGCAATGGCACAGGCATTTGTTGACAAGGGCTACAAAATAATTTCAGGAGGAACAGACAATCACCTCATGCTAATCGATCTTCGCTCTAAAAATCTGACTGGTAAAATTGCGGAAGAGGCTTTGATCAAGGCAGACATCACCATCAATAAAAATATGGTGCCGTTCGATACGCAATCACCCATGGTAACATCCGGTATGCGCATCGGGACTCCGGCCGTAACAACTCGCGGTATGAAAGAAAAAGATGTGGTGCGTGTGGCTGAACTGATTGACGAAGCTCTACAAAAGCCTCAGGATGAAAAACACCTGAAAAGTGTGAAGAAGAAAGTGAATACGTTGATGAAAAAATTTCCATTATTTAGTTAA
- the tatC gene encoding Sec-independent protein translocase protein TatC, whose translation MSEEKEMSFLDHLEELRWHVVRSVASIFIFTIVAFIFVPWIFDNIVFAPARVDFPTFKWMCQLGELVNQKESLCVQPFAFKVQSRNMTGQFMMSITASFVIGLIIAFPYVFWEIWRFVKPGLYKKEKSSSRGAVLAVSFLFLLGVAFGYYILAPMTIWFLATYSISSMIVNEFDITSYVSTITGMVLGCGLLFQFPVAIYFLTKVGLVTPEFMRKFRKHAAIGIMVLGAIITPSPDPFSMLVISIPIYLLFEISIFISAMVIRKKKKEEAADLRPDQQYDA comes from the coding sequence ATGAGTGAAGAAAAAGAAATGTCTTTCCTCGACCATCTCGAGGAATTACGATGGCATGTGGTGCGTTCGGTGGCTTCGATTTTTATTTTCACAATCGTAGCCTTCATTTTTGTTCCCTGGATATTTGACAATATTGTCTTCGCACCCGCGCGCGTAGATTTCCCGACATTCAAATGGATGTGCCAGTTGGGCGAACTTGTCAACCAGAAAGAATCGCTTTGCGTTCAGCCCTTTGCCTTTAAAGTACAAAGCCGCAACATGACGGGACAATTCATGATGTCCATCACGGCATCTTTTGTAATTGGCCTTATCATTGCATTTCCTTACGTTTTCTGGGAGATCTGGCGTTTCGTAAAACCAGGTTTGTATAAAAAGGAAAAAAGCTCTTCACGTGGAGCCGTGTTGGCCGTGTCCTTTCTCTTTCTGCTGGGTGTCGCCTTTGGTTACTATATCCTGGCACCTATGACCATCTGGTTTTTAGCAACCTACTCGATCAGCAGCATGATCGTAAATGAATTTGACATCACATCTTATGTTTCCACTATCACGGGAATGGTCTTGGGCTGCGGACTGTTGTTTCAATTTCCTGTAGCCATTTATTTCCTGACAAAGGTAGGACTGGTTACTCCGGAGTTTATGCGCAAATTCCGAAAGCATGCAGCCATTGGCATTATGGTGTTGGGTGCGATCATCACACCTTCACCTGATCCATTCAGCATGCTGGTGATCTCTATACCGATTTACTTGCTGTTTGAAATAAGTATCTTTATCTCAGCTATGGTGATCAGGAAAAAGAAAAAAGAAGAAGCGGCTGATCTAAGACCCGACCAACAATACGATGCATAA
- the rpiB gene encoding ribose 5-phosphate isomerase B encodes MHKLAIGADHAGYEMKEHLKKMLEKEGYVLKDFGTNSPEPADYADFAHPVSYAVEKKEFDLGVLVCGSANGVAMTANKHQGIRAAICWTEELAALARQHNNANILCVPARFVSEELAQKIVHKFLTSTFEGGRHERRVNKISC; translated from the coding sequence ATGCATAAGTTAGCAATAGGTGCAGACCACGCGGGATATGAAATGAAAGAGCATCTGAAAAAAATGCTTGAGAAGGAGGGTTATGTATTAAAAGATTTTGGAACGAACAGCCCTGAACCTGCTGACTATGCAGATTTCGCTCACCCGGTTTCTTACGCAGTCGAAAAAAAAGAATTTGATTTGGGGGTTCTTGTCTGCGGGAGTGCAAATGGAGTAGCCATGACTGCAAATAAGCATCAAGGCATTCGCGCTGCCATCTGCTGGACCGAAGAGTTAGCTGCCCTCGCCCGCCAGCACAACAATGCCAATATCCTTTGCGTCCCTGCGCGTTTCGTAAGTGAAGAACTCGCCCAGAAGATTGTTCATAAATTCCTGACTTCAACTTTTGAAGGCGGCAGACATGAGCGCAGGGTCAACAAAATCAGCTGCTAA